From a region of the Castor canadensis chromosome 7, mCasCan1.hap1v2, whole genome shotgun sequence genome:
- the Lrrc53 gene encoding LOW QUALITY PROTEIN: leucine-rich repeat-containing protein 53 (The sequence of the model RefSeq protein was modified relative to this genomic sequence to represent the inferred CDS: inserted 1 base in 1 codon), producing the protein MVDHACNPSHVGDQGGRLVLFATVLRLVAACPASCMVCAKDVTLCHQLTYIVASPVTTRVLIVTDGYLSSVESTNLSLLFNLSLLSLSRNGTKGVQENALFGLTKLQTLLLEHNHISNSSLADHTFSRLYSLQVLVLSNNALHTLRGAWFHNTRGLIWLQLDGNQITNLTDSSFGGTDLHSLRHLDLSNNFISYIEKDVFRPLPQLQEVDLSWNKLGHMPDVFTPLKQLSFLSLEKNQWSCACDLHSLAHFLRNYIKSSAHMLRNAKDLNCQLSTPAMATVKSMLRLSETNCDSKAPNLTLVLKDGRPPLPGQDVALITVLGFAGAVGLTCLGLVVFNWKLQQGKANEHTSENLCCRTFDESLCAHEARNYHTMGYCNCHLTQENEIKVMSIVGSRKEMPLLQESSHQATLASESTDLDGSFRNLKGKDHGADSTFFCLDGRLLQSGCSETPRNRAAFNDAGSVTKHCPKRGEKLRNLKPLEVQSQTLPLHVTRTIDISSDTFRRRYATSTSALARESLERHLTNESWQLPIEKEDNGLQPHKQRYFIISSSSKPCEPEEPYVQKILYKHRSKYDDPCGLLKWSKPRYIQPNHSLICKYMLCDQFQDYMKKNKPNGREHPKSKKEQIQINTAIEKFLMSEDNIDLSRLSTKIKKTYFTKRASFHDPDLAAKKSVVPPKTSTHLKQQKNQSNQLTTLDVKKEGRKWFTDSQILKKKRIRQSDLKGKFKGRNLRIKLNLHPFRKVRVHPEQSLPELQKKHKQILLPSKKLPKASKEKNKIKLVSSADFPQQLESNNRIKLTSKRFALKHAPKQTKYYKNTENAPLLSANNLSVHSSVKSKCCPAGHIPNGNSSVLLQPTPREAKHRHSHFQFSTEQVQDAAQLKREFPGNLPATWENTGNSVLPSQHPMGVTDQGATEPTEHMDQNKQKTNERNQFSLSLRRETHLIGIHLTDTYNKECTLDQNQALQHEEQNSSHEQLRNEEKTLRRESKSSHQIVEYCIVNKEGNDVGKNLPNTETXDSSLIPWTQPKNNLPFMMTNSIPYQNRTELPKDINTSLSSQAIWHLTNSSEREINSTNSLPIKDSNEALEIKLVGKEEKNTLMKAR; encoded by the exons atggtggatcatgcctgtaatcccagtcatgTTGGAGACCAAG GTGGACGGCTTGTACTCTTTGCCACCGTGCTGCGGTTGGTGGCAGCTTGCCCTGCGTCCTGTATGGTGTGTGCCAAAGATGTAACCCTCTGTCACCAGCTAACCTATATAGTag CATCCCCTGTGACCACCAGGGTTCTGATTGTCACCGATGGATACCTCTCCTCTGTAGAGAGCACAAATCTGTCTCTCTTATTTAATCTTTCCCTGCTCTCCCTGAGCAGAAATGGTACCAAGGGTGTTCAGGAAAATGCCCTGTTTGGCCTTACAAAGTTGCAGACACTGTTGCTAGAGCACAACCACATTTCCAATTCTTCTCTGGCTGATCATACCTTCAGCAGGCTGTACAGCCTGCAGGTGCTGGTGTTGAGCAATAATGCTCTCCACACTTTGAGAGGGGCCTGGTTCCACAATACCAGGGGCCTGATCTGGCTCCAGCTGGACGGCAATCAGATCACTAACCTCACAGACAGTTCTTTTGGAGGCACTGATCTCCACAGTCTCAGGCATCTGGACTTATCTAACAATTTTATTTCCTACATTGAGAAAGATGTCTTCCGGCCCCTCCCTCAATTGCAGGAAGTGGACCTTTCCTGGAACAAGTTGGGCCATATGCCGGATGTTTTCACTCCACTGAAGCAGCTAAGCTTTCTAAGCTTAGAGAAGAACCAGTGGAGCTGCGCTTGCGATCTCCACTCCCTGGCCCACTTTTTAAGAAACTACATTAAGTCTTCTGCTCACATGCTCAGGAATGCCAAGGATCTAAATTGTCAGTTGTCCACCCCGGCTATGGCCACTGTGAAGAGTATGCTGAGGCTGTCTGAGACCAATTGTGACTCCAAGGCTCCCAACCTCACTCTGGTTCTAAAGGATGGACGTCCCCCTCTCCCTGGACAGGATGTGGCCCTGATAACAGTCCTTGGTTTTGCAG GAGCTGTTGGTCTCACTTGCCTAGGTTTAGTTGTATTTAACTGGAAACTCCAACAAGGCAAAGCAAATGAACACACATCAGAAAACCTTTGTTGCAGAACTTTCGATGAATCCCTGTGTGCTCATGAGGCAAGAAATTACCACACCATGGGATACTGTAACTGCCACTTAACTCAGGAAAACGAGATAAAGGTCATGTCCATTGTGGGGTCCAGAAAGGAAATGCCACTTTTACAGGAAAGCAGCCATCAAGCAACATTGGCCTCTGAGTCCACAGACCTTGACGGATCATTTAGAAACCTGAAAGGGAAGGACCATGGGGCAGACAGCACTTTCTTTTGCCTAGATGGTAGATTGCTGCAGTCAGGATGCTCAGAGACTCCCAGGAATAGGGCAGCTTTTAATGATGCAGGATCAGTTACAAAACATTGTCCAAAGAGAGGTGAAAAGCTAAGGAATCTCAAGCCTTTAGAAGTACAGTCTCAAACTCTACCACTGCATGTAACAAGAACGATAG ATATCAGCAGTGACACATTTAGAAGAAGATATGCAACATCCACTTCAGCCTTGGCAAGAGAAAGTCTTGAAAGGCATTTAACAAATGAATCATGGCAGCTTCcaatagaaaaagaagacaatggCCTACAACCTCACAAGCAGAGATATTTTATTATAAGCTCATCATCCAAGCCTTGTGAACCTGAAGAGCCCTATGTACAAAAGATCTTATACAAACATAGATCAAAATATGATGATCCTTGTGGACTGTTAAAATGGAGCAAGCCTAGATATATTCAGCCAAACCACTCCCTTATCTGTAAATATATGCTGTGTGACCAATTTCAagattatatgaaaaaaaataaaccaaatggtAGAGAGCATCCAAAGTCTAAGAAAGAGCAAATCCAAATTAACACTGCAATAGAAAAATTCCTTATGAGTGAGGATAACATAGATTTATCAAGATTAtcaacaaaaatcaagaaaacatattttacaaAGAGGGCCAGCTTCCATGACCCTGATTTAGCAGCAAAAAAGAGTGTGGTACCACCCAAAACATCAACCCACCTGAAACAGCAGAAAAATCAAAGTAACCAACTGACCACTTTGGAtgtcaaaaaggaaggaagaaaatggttTACCGATTCACAGAttctgaaaaagaagagaattagGCAATCTGATCTCAAAGGGAAATTTAAAGGACGCAATTTaaggataaaattaaatttacacCCTTTTAGAAAAGTCAGAGTTCATCCAGAACAATCTTTGCCAGAACTTCAAAAGAAGCATAAACAAATACTTTTACCTTCTAAGAAGTTACCTAAAGCatctaaggaaaaaaacaaaataaagctcgTGTCTTCTGCAGATTTTCCTCAACAACTAGAGAGTAACAACCGTATAAAGCTCACTTCAAAAAGGTTTGCTCTCAAACATGCCCCAAAGCAGACCAAATAttacaaaaatactgaaaatgcCCCTCTCCTCAGTGCTAACAACTTGTCTGTACACAGCTCTGTAAAGAGCAAGTGTTGCCCTGCTGGTCATATCCCTAATGGAAATTCATCAGTATTGCTTCAGCCTACACCCAGGGAAGCTAAGCACAGACACTCACACTTTCAGTTCTCAACTGAGCAAGtgcaagatgcagctcagctcAAACGGGAATTTCCTGGTAATTTACCAGCCACTTGGGAAAATACAGGAAATAGTGTTTTACCATCTCAACATCCCATGGGGGTTACTGACCAAGGGGCAACAGAGCCCACTGAGCACATGGATCAGAACAAGCAAAAAACCAATGAGCGAAACCAATTTTCTTTGTCCTTGAGGAGAGAAACACATCTTATAGGTATCCACTTGACTGACACCTACAACAAGGAATGTACTTTAGATCAGAATCAAGCTTTACAGCATGAAGAACAAAACTCAAGTCATGAACAACTtcgaaatgaagaaaaaacattaagGAGAGAATCCAAATCATCACATCAAATTGTAGAATATTGTATTGTGAACAAGGAAGGCAATGATGTAGGAAAAAATCTTCCTAACACAGAAA TAGATTCCTCTCTCATTCCCTGGACACAACCCAAGAACAACCTACCATTTATGATGACAAATTCTATTCCATACCAAAATAGAACAGAGCTTCCCAAAGATATCAATACTTCTCTTAGTAGTCAAGCTATTTGGCATCTCACCAACAGCAGTGAAAGAGAAATCAACAGCACAAATTCATTGCCCATAAAAGACAGCAATGAAGCACTGGAGATAAAACTagtagggaaagaagagaaaaatacacTGATGAAAGCAAGATAA